The proteins below come from a single Hippocampus zosterae strain Florida chromosome 5, ASM2543408v3, whole genome shotgun sequence genomic window:
- the LOC127600843 gene encoding uncharacterized protein LOC127600843 isoform X1, producing MVGRFDAAMSYSSLAWGGQRRKTMRRMAACGVRLKRSSNVSLHKRFSQVPAGQPMGPQMATVPESVLLWTASSSSINPQVGPACFSLVPMAPPPPRRRSVWTRLGWRRVGFWSSRNKYGWRGRSRATLTRAKGTGSPAVRCLITLGSFRKAARGRTPASGIYHRRESFNFKAPTKKRLDAQLDNYMSKSKKRLDAQLDDYMAKSKKRLDADLDEYMAQGRRPLSWFE from the exons ATGGTTGGACGCTTCGACGCCGCGATGAGTTACAGCTCCCTCGCTTGGGGCGGACAAAGACGG AAGACGATGAGACGAATGGCAGCTTGCGGTGTTCGCTTGAAAAGGTCTTCCAACGTTTCTCTTCATAAGCG CTTCTCTCAGGTGCCGGCTGGGCAACCGATGGGGCCCCAAATGGCGACCGTTCCTGAGTCTGTGCTCCTGTGGACGGCATCCTCATCTTCAATCAACCCACAG GTGGGGCCCGCCTGCTTCTCGTTGGTGCCCATGGCTCCACCCCCTCCCAGACGAAGAAGCGTGTGGACCCGCCTGGGCTGGCGGCGGGTCGGCTTCTGGTCCTCCCGGAACAAGTATGGATGGAGAGGCAGGAGCCGTGCCACCCTCACGAGAGCAA AAGGAACCGGAAGCCCGGCTGTGCGCTGCCTCATCACATTGGGAAGCTTCCGAAAGGCCGCTCGGGGTCGAACACCAGCGTCCGGTATTTACCATAGGCGGGAGAGCTTCAACTTCAAAGCGCCCACCAAAAAAAGGCTTGACGCGCAGCTGGACAACTACATGTCCAAGTCCAAGAAGCGACTGGACGCGCAGCTGGACGATTACATGGCCAAGTCCAAGAAGCGACTGGACGCCGACCTGGATGAGTACATGGCGCAGGGCAGACGGCCGCTGTCCTGGTTTGAATGA
- the LOC127600843 gene encoding uncharacterized protein LOC127600843 isoform X2, whose translation MVGRFDAAMSYSSLAWGGQRRTMRRMAACGVRLKRSSNVSLHKRFSQVPAGQPMGPQMATVPESVLLWTASSSSINPQVGPACFSLVPMAPPPPRRRSVWTRLGWRRVGFWSSRNKYGWRGRSRATLTRAKGTGSPAVRCLITLGSFRKAARGRTPASGIYHRRESFNFKAPTKKRLDAQLDNYMSKSKKRLDAQLDDYMAKSKKRLDADLDEYMAQGRRPLSWFE comes from the exons ATGGTTGGACGCTTCGACGCCGCGATGAGTTACAGCTCCCTCGCTTGGGGCGGACAAAGACGG ACGATGAGACGAATGGCAGCTTGCGGTGTTCGCTTGAAAAGGTCTTCCAACGTTTCTCTTCATAAGCG CTTCTCTCAGGTGCCGGCTGGGCAACCGATGGGGCCCCAAATGGCGACCGTTCCTGAGTCTGTGCTCCTGTGGACGGCATCCTCATCTTCAATCAACCCACAG GTGGGGCCCGCCTGCTTCTCGTTGGTGCCCATGGCTCCACCCCCTCCCAGACGAAGAAGCGTGTGGACCCGCCTGGGCTGGCGGCGGGTCGGCTTCTGGTCCTCCCGGAACAAGTATGGATGGAGAGGCAGGAGCCGTGCCACCCTCACGAGAGCAA AAGGAACCGGAAGCCCGGCTGTGCGCTGCCTCATCACATTGGGAAGCTTCCGAAAGGCCGCTCGGGGTCGAACACCAGCGTCCGGTATTTACCATAGGCGGGAGAGCTTCAACTTCAAAGCGCCCACCAAAAAAAGGCTTGACGCGCAGCTGGACAACTACATGTCCAAGTCCAAGAAGCGACTGGACGCGCAGCTGGACGATTACATGGCCAAGTCCAAGAAGCGACTGGACGCCGACCTGGATGAGTACATGGCGCAGGGCAGACGGCCGCTGTCCTGGTTTGAATGA
- the LOC127600843 gene encoding uncharacterized protein LOC127600843 isoform X3 codes for MRRMAACGVRLKRSSNVSLHKRFSQVPAGQPMGPQMATVPESVLLWTASSSSINPQVGPACFSLVPMAPPPPRRRSVWTRLGWRRVGFWSSRNKYGWRGRSRATLTRAKGTGSPAVRCLITLGSFRKAARGRTPASGIYHRRESFNFKAPTKKRLDAQLDNYMSKSKKRLDAQLDDYMAKSKKRLDADLDEYMAQGRRPLSWFE; via the exons ATGAGACGAATGGCAGCTTGCGGTGTTCGCTTGAAAAGGTCTTCCAACGTTTCTCTTCATAAGCG CTTCTCTCAGGTGCCGGCTGGGCAACCGATGGGGCCCCAAATGGCGACCGTTCCTGAGTCTGTGCTCCTGTGGACGGCATCCTCATCTTCAATCAACCCACAG GTGGGGCCCGCCTGCTTCTCGTTGGTGCCCATGGCTCCACCCCCTCCCAGACGAAGAAGCGTGTGGACCCGCCTGGGCTGGCGGCGGGTCGGCTTCTGGTCCTCCCGGAACAAGTATGGATGGAGAGGCAGGAGCCGTGCCACCCTCACGAGAGCAA AAGGAACCGGAAGCCCGGCTGTGCGCTGCCTCATCACATTGGGAAGCTTCCGAAAGGCCGCTCGGGGTCGAACACCAGCGTCCGGTATTTACCATAGGCGGGAGAGCTTCAACTTCAAAGCGCCCACCAAAAAAAGGCTTGACGCGCAGCTGGACAACTACATGTCCAAGTCCAAGAAGCGACTGGACGCGCAGCTGGACGATTACATGGCCAAGTCCAAGAAGCGACTGGACGCCGACCTGGATGAGTACATGGCGCAGGGCAGACGGCCGCTGTCCTGGTTTGAATGA